A single genomic interval of halophilic archaeon DL31 harbors:
- a CDS encoding CDP-alcohol phosphatidyltransferase (PFAM: CDP-alcohol phosphatidyltransferase~KEGG: hvo:HVO_1143 CDP-diacylglycerol-serine O phosphatidyltransferase) codes for MRSPFLDRLGPADFVTVGNAALGFLAIVAAAIDIEIAARLVLLGAIADGLDGVVARMYGGTEAGPYLDSLADVATFGVAPAFIVAGITREAWGSPAALLSGISTEALLATAGVVVPALYVSTAVTRLGLYTAYDTDHEQTVGVPTTLAATLFAATVLTGFHGAAFLLALATLLTPLMVSDIVYPDLYARDALIMGVVQAGAILLPGDYGRGFAFGLLYVALAYFALGPRFYWRECS; via the coding sequence ATGCGTTCGCCGTTCCTCGACCGGTTGGGCCCAGCCGACTTCGTGACGGTCGGCAACGCGGCGCTGGGCTTTCTCGCCATCGTCGCGGCGGCGATCGATATCGAGATTGCAGCCCGATTGGTGCTGCTGGGCGCCATCGCGGACGGCCTCGACGGCGTCGTCGCCCGGATGTACGGCGGCACCGAGGCCGGCCCGTATCTCGACTCGCTTGCGGACGTGGCGACGTTCGGTGTCGCGCCAGCGTTCATCGTCGCCGGAATCACCAGAGAGGCGTGGGGCTCCCCGGCAGCGCTGCTCTCCGGAATTTCGACCGAGGCGCTGCTTGCGACCGCAGGGGTTGTCGTTCCTGCGCTCTACGTCTCGACGGCAGTCACCCGACTCGGGCTCTACACCGCCTACGACACGGACCACGAACAGACAGTTGGGGTGCCGACAACGCTCGCGGCGACGCTCTTCGCGGCGACGGTGCTGACGGGTTTCCACGGCGCGGCGTTCCTGCTCGCCCTCGCAACGTTGCTGACGCCGCTGATGGTCTCGGATATCGTCTACCCAGACCTCTACGCTCGCGATGCGCTCATCATGGGTGTGGTGCAGGCGGGCGCCATTCTCCTCCCCGGCGACTACGGGCGTGGGTTCGCGTTCGGCCTGCTCTACGTTGCGCTGGCGTACTTCGCGCTGGGACCACGGTTCTACTGGCGGGAGTGCAGCTGA
- a CDS encoding blue (type 1) copper domain protein (PFAM: Blue (type 1) copper domain~KEGG: hmu:Hmuk_2129 blue (type 1) copper domain protein) yields the protein MERRRYLATAGTTVALGLGGCLGLTRGETNYDIGMRPSSFDPVEVTVSVGDKVVWENTSSRAHTVTAYEGGIPEGAEFFASGGYADEETARRAWQNSLGGGLQTGEQFSHTFEVAGEYQYFCIPHEQGGMRGMIIVEE from the coding sequence ATGGAGCGTCGACGCTATCTCGCGACTGCGGGGACGACCGTCGCGCTGGGTCTCGGCGGCTGCCTTGGGCTTACCAGGGGCGAGACCAACTACGACATCGGGATGCGACCGTCGTCGTTCGACCCGGTGGAGGTTACCGTCTCGGTCGGCGACAAAGTCGTCTGGGAGAACACGAGTTCGCGGGCCCACACCGTCACCGCCTACGAGGGCGGGATTCCAGAAGGGGCCGAATTCTTCGCCAGCGGAGGGTACGCAGACGAGGAGACCGCTCGCCGGGCGTGGCAGAACAGCCTCGGTGGCGGCCTCCAGACCGGCGAGCAGTTCAGCCACACCTTTGAGGTGGCCGGCGAGTACCAGTATTTCTGTATTCCGCACGAGCAGGGCGGGATGCGCGGGATGATTATCGTCGAAGAGTAG
- a CDS encoding 30S ribosomal protein S3Ae (KEGG: hla:Hlac_0618 30S ribosomal protein S3Ae~HAMAP: 30S ribosomal protein S3Ae~PFAM: Ribosomal protein S3Ae) — protein MSEKSSTIQGKRWYTVLAPEQFDRAELGETVAEEPNQVVGRTIETTLGEMEGDQGQNNNKLTFKINDVGSDAAYTEFIQYELTRDYLRSLVRRGASKVAANVTLLTTDDYRVQIQPVALTTKKADRPQEKAIRSIMVDIVKNAAEERSFEQLVDSVVEGRISSAIYGEAKEVYPLRRVEVQKLSLEARPAEVAAEEEAAVDVDEDEVEA, from the coding sequence ATGAGCGAAAAATCATCCACGATTCAGGGGAAGCGCTGGTACACCGTGCTCGCGCCCGAGCAGTTCGACCGGGCCGAACTCGGTGAGACCGTCGCAGAGGAACCGAACCAGGTCGTTGGCCGCACCATCGAGACCACGCTGGGCGAGATGGAGGGCGACCAGGGACAGAACAACAACAAGCTGACGTTCAAGATCAACGACGTGGGCAGCGACGCTGCCTACACGGAGTTCATCCAGTACGAGCTCACGCGGGATTACCTCCGCTCGCTCGTGCGCCGCGGCGCCTCGAAGGTCGCCGCCAACGTCACGCTGCTGACCACGGACGACTACCGCGTCCAGATTCAGCCCGTCGCGCTGACGACGAAGAAAGCCGACCGGCCCCAGGAGAAGGCGATCCGGTCCATCATGGTCGACATCGTCAAGAACGCTGCCGAGGAGCGCTCCTTCGAGCAGCTCGTCGACTCCGTCGTCGAAGGTCGCATCTCGTCGGCCATCTACGGCGAGGCCAAGGAAGTCTACCCGCTTCGCCGTGTCGAAGTCCAGAAGCTCTCCCTCGAAGCCCGACCTGCTGAGGTCGCCGCCGAGGAGGAAGCCGCTGTGGACGTCGACGAGGACGAAGTCGAAGCCTAA
- a CDS encoding hypothetical protein (KEGG: hla:Hlac_0617 hypothetical protein): MSEASRRAEVSTTHEDAAIVAAALTPDNTDAMTTTVDGDTVRTTVVRDRTGGLAATVDDYVVNLTVADAVAETARDTQS; this comes from the coding sequence ATGAGCGAGGCGAGTAGGCGAGCTGAGGTGTCCACGACACACGAGGACGCCGCGATCGTCGCCGCCGCGCTGACTCCCGACAACACCGATGCGATGACGACGACCGTCGACGGCGACACGGTTCGGACCACTGTGGTCCGGGACCGCACGGGCGGCCTCGCCGCCACCGTCGACGACTACGTCGTCAACCTCACCGTCGCCGACGCCGTCGCAGAGACGGCGCGGGACACACAATCATGA